The Candidatus Nitrosymbiomonas proteolyticus genome has a segment encoding these proteins:
- a CDS encoding cell wall-associated hydrolase (invasion-associated protein): MLRMKVLSLVSSISLLFAAGIVCAQESSRENLRVLGKLAQALRGEPIYFTDNVKSRVYYRVKPYEYLVVDEHKYDAWVKVLMANGKYGYMKSEAVAKLPYEVTTQASSSASSRGNTALMSRGGTTGQVAAGYSTRFIGTPYQWGGNDPNRGIDCSAFVKFVYGQIGVDLPRTAAEQALVGSPVTRYEDLQTGDRLYFWDRKRDKVGHTGIYLGNGYFCHSSAGAGQVTTDYLFSEKWLKILVAARR; the protein is encoded by the coding sequence ATGCTTCGAATGAAGGTTCTGAGCCTGGTGAGTTCGATCTCGCTGCTATTCGCGGCGGGAATCGTATGCGCCCAGGAGTCATCCCGCGAGAACCTGCGGGTGCTGGGCAAGCTCGCGCAAGCGCTCCGAGGCGAGCCCATTTACTTCACCGACAACGTCAAGTCGCGGGTTTATTACCGGGTCAAGCCCTATGAGTACCTCGTGGTCGACGAGCACAAGTACGACGCTTGGGTGAAGGTCTTGATGGCCAACGGCAAGTACGGCTACATGAAATCCGAGGCCGTCGCCAAGCTGCCTTACGAAGTGACAACGCAGGCCTCTTCGAGCGCGAGTTCCCGAGGCAACACCGCGCTGATGTCTCGCGGGGGGACGACCGGGCAAGTTGCGGCTGGCTACTCCACGAGGTTCATCGGCACGCCCTATCAGTGGGGAGGCAACGACCCGAACCGGGGGATCGACTGCTCGGCGTTCGTGAAGTTCGTGTACGGCCAGATCGGAGTCGACCTCCCTCGGACAGCCGCTGAACAAGCCCTCGTAGGATCGCCCGTGACCAGGTACGAAGACCTTCAGACGGGCGACCGGCTCTATTTCTGGGACCGCAAGCGCGACAAGGTCGGGCACACCGGGATCTATCTCGGCAACGGCTACTTCTGCCACAGTAGCGCGGGCGCGGGCCAGGTTACGACCGATTACCTCTTCAGTGAAAAGTGGCTGAAGATTCTCGTGGCCGCCCGAAGGTAG
- a CDS encoding phosphoribosylformylglycinamidine synthase, with the protein MRVAVPQFWGSNCDQDALHSLRDDLGVQASYVWYEETSLTSFDGVFIPGGFSYGDYLRCGAIAARAPVMGAIRDMAHAGAPILGVCNGFQILCEAGLLPGALLRNESQRFSCRDVFVRAAQQDSLWTRGIEGVLRLPIAHMDGRYVCDAETLRELRGGHRIAYVYCTREGRLDPTANPNGSLLNVAGILNVKGNVLGMMPHPERATRKSFGYEDGLRVLSAFTRANIAV; encoded by the coding sequence GTGAGGGTCGCAGTCCCTCAGTTCTGGGGATCGAACTGCGACCAGGACGCCCTTCATTCGCTCCGCGACGACCTGGGGGTGCAGGCGTCGTACGTTTGGTATGAAGAGACCTCGCTCACCTCGTTCGACGGCGTTTTCATCCCCGGCGGATTCTCCTATGGCGACTACCTCCGGTGCGGGGCGATCGCGGCGCGGGCGCCTGTCATGGGCGCGATTCGGGATATGGCTCATGCGGGAGCCCCGATCCTTGGGGTGTGCAACGGTTTTCAGATTCTCTGCGAGGCCGGATTGCTCCCCGGAGCCCTGCTGAGAAACGAGTCGCAAAGGTTCAGTTGCCGCGATGTGTTTGTCCGCGCCGCGCAGCAGGATTCGCTTTGGACGCGAGGGATCGAGGGTGTCTTGCGGCTCCCCATCGCCCACATGGACGGGCGCTATGTCTGCGACGCCGAGACGCTTCGCGAGCTTCGCGGGGGGCACAGGATCGCCTACGTCTATTGCACGAGGGAAGGGCGACTCGACCCAACCGCCAACCCGAACGGCTCGCTCTTGAACGTTGCGGGAATTCTCAACGTCAAGGGAAACGTACTCGGAATGATGCCGCACCCCGAGCGAGCGACCCGAAAATCCTTCGGGTACGAAGACGGGCTGAGGGTGCTGAGTGCGTTCACCCGAGCAAATATCGCGGTGTAG
- a CDS encoding phosphoribosylformylglycinamidine synthase, whose translation MPSVRVFVTLKPSLLDSAGRTVADALQKLGFDEVQGVRMGKLIVLNLDRFEESQVRSMCEKLLANPVIEDYRFEVDE comes from the coding sequence ATGCCTTCGGTTCGCGTCTTCGTCACCCTGAAGCCTTCCCTTCTCGATTCCGCGGGCCGAACCGTGGCCGATGCCCTCCAGAAGCTGGGATTTGACGAGGTGCAGGGGGTGCGAATGGGCAAACTGATCGTGCTCAACCTCGATCGGTTTGAGGAGTCCCAGGTTCGTTCGATGTGCGAGAAGCTCCTCGCAAACCCCGTGATCGAGGACTATCGCTTCGAGGTGGACGAGTGA